From a region of the Sporosarcina ureilytica genome:
- a CDS encoding M42 family metallopeptidase, with translation MTKLDETLTMLKELTDAKGIPGNEREPREVMKKYIAPFADEIEQDGLGSLIAKKTGDESGPKVMVTGHLDEVGFMVTKIDNKGFLSFQTVGGWWSQVMLAQRVTIVTRKGDTVTGVIGSKPPHILSPEARKKPVDIKDMFIDVGATSKEEAMEWGILPGDMVVPYFEFTVMNNDKHLLAKAWDNRIGVAIAIDVLKGLKEEKHPNVVYSVGAAQEEVGLRGAKTAATKIQPDIGFAVDVGVAGDTPGISEKEATGNMGDGPQILLFDASMVSHKGLRDLVIDTAEEKGIPYQFGTMSGGGTDAGAIHISNNGVPSLAICIPTRYIHSHAGILHRDDYENTVKLLIEVIKKLDRDTVNSITFE, from the coding sequence TTGACGAAACTAGACGAAACATTGACGATGTTAAAAGAATTAACAGATGCAAAAGGCATCCCAGGAAATGAGCGCGAACCACGTGAAGTAATGAAAAAATATATAGCACCATTTGCTGATGAAATTGAACAAGACGGCTTGGGCTCTTTAATCGCAAAGAAAACAGGCGATGAAAGCGGACCGAAAGTGATGGTTACAGGACACCTTGACGAGGTTGGCTTTATGGTCACGAAAATAGACAATAAAGGATTTCTTTCATTTCAAACAGTTGGCGGCTGGTGGTCCCAAGTAATGCTAGCCCAACGCGTAACAATTGTTACACGTAAAGGTGACACAGTAACGGGCGTTATCGGTTCAAAGCCACCGCATATTTTATCGCCAGAAGCACGAAAGAAGCCAGTTGACATTAAAGATATGTTCATTGACGTCGGTGCTACTTCTAAAGAAGAGGCGATGGAGTGGGGGATTTTACCAGGCGATATGGTTGTTCCTTATTTTGAATTTACTGTGATGAATAATGACAAGCACCTTCTTGCCAAAGCATGGGATAATCGGATTGGTGTTGCAATCGCGATAGACGTACTTAAAGGCTTGAAAGAGGAAAAACATCCGAACGTTGTCTATAGCGTGGGTGCTGCACAAGAAGAAGTTGGCCTGCGTGGTGCAAAAACGGCTGCAACAAAAATCCAACCTGATATTGGTTTTGCGGTAGATGTCGGCGTTGCTGGTGACACACCTGGAATTTCAGAGAAAGAAGCGACAGGAAATATGGGAGACGGTCCACAAATTTTACTGTTTGACGCATCCATGGTGTCTCATAAAGGGTTACGTGATTTAGTCATCGATACGGCTGAAGAAAAGGGCATTCCTTATCAATTTGGAACAATGTCTGGTGGCGGAACAGACGCAGGTGCTATCCATATTTCAAATAATGGCGTACCATCCTTAGCAATTTGTATTCCAACTCGTTACATTCACAGCCATGCCGGAATTTTACACCGTGATGATTATGAAAATACAGTGAAGCTTCTCATCGAGGTCATTAAGAAATTAGACCGTGACACAGTTAATTCAATTACATTTGAATAA
- a CDS encoding MIP/aquaporin family protein, with product MTAFLGELVGTMILIIFGAGVVGGVVMKKSKAEGAGWIVITVGWGLAVTMGVYAVGNISGAHLNPAVTVGLATIGAFPWAEVPMYIFAQMMGAMIGAIIVYFHYLPHWGETEDQDAKLAVFATIPAIRHPLSNLTSEIIGTFILILGLLTIGANEFTEGLNPLIVGALIVAIGMSLGGTTGYAINPARDLGPRIAHFILPIPGKGKSNWNYAWIPVVGPILGGVFGALFYKKLFEGSNHIAFWIVGAIVLAVLLSAQYSIRKEQSKMTERVTAERV from the coding sequence ATGACAGCATTTTTAGGGGAACTTGTCGGGACAATGATTTTAATCATTTTTGGTGCTGGTGTTGTTGGCGGCGTTGTCATGAAAAAATCCAAGGCAGAAGGGGCAGGATGGATTGTTATAACAGTTGGTTGGGGACTGGCTGTTACGATGGGCGTTTATGCAGTAGGCAATATAAGTGGGGCCCATTTAAATCCAGCGGTGACTGTTGGTCTTGCAACGATTGGGGCGTTTCCGTGGGCGGAAGTGCCGATGTATATATTTGCACAAATGATGGGCGCGATGATTGGAGCCATTATAGTGTACTTTCATTATTTACCACATTGGGGAGAAACGGAAGATCAGGATGCCAAGTTGGCCGTATTTGCAACGATTCCTGCAATTCGACATCCGCTATCAAACTTAACGAGTGAAATTATTGGAACATTTATTTTAATTCTAGGACTACTTACGATTGGTGCAAATGAGTTTACAGAAGGGTTGAATCCACTCATTGTTGGTGCGTTAATTGTTGCCATTGGTATGTCTCTTGGAGGAACGACAGGATATGCAATCAACCCTGCACGCGACTTAGGGCCTCGAATTGCACACTTCATCTTACCGATACCTGGTAAAGGAAAATCAAATTGGAACTACGCATGGATACCTGTTGTTGGACCTATTCTAGGCGGCGTGTTCGGCGCATTATTTTATAAAAAGCTCTTTGAAGGTTCTAATCATATTGCATTTTGGATTGTAGGTGCGATTGTGTTAGCCGTATTGCTAAGTGCGCAATATTCAATTCGTAAAGAACAATCAAAAATGACTGAACGTGTTACGGCTGAAAGGGTTTAA
- the ltrA gene encoding group II intron reverse transcriptase/maturase codes for MKEQDGINLIEQVITDDNLWRAYEKVRKNKGAPGVDGVTVYQLKGHMERFFLPLKQKLKDGTYQPQPVKRVAIPKADGSKRHLGIPCVLDRVVQQAILQVIEPIIDPYFSENSYGFRKGRSAHQAIRKAEEYYREGYRVVVDCDLKSYFDTIHHQRIRGYLEYFISDKIVLRLIWKFLRSGILDKDIYIETTKGAPQGGPLSPILANVYLNLLDRELEKRGHRFIRYADDFVIYVKSRRAGERVMAGITDFLEKDLQLTINQSKSQICGATKATFLGFNIQNLMGK; via the coding sequence ATGAAAGAACAAGATGGTATCAACTTAATCGAACAGGTTATCACAGATGATAATCTTTGGAGAGCCTATGAGAAAGTCAGAAAGAATAAAGGGGCGCCAGGAGTAGATGGGGTTACGGTCTACCAACTAAAGGGACATATGGAAAGGTTTTTCCTACCTTTAAAACAGAAGTTAAAGGATGGAACCTACCAACCACAACCCGTAAAACGGGTTGCGATTCCCAAAGCTGATGGGTCGAAAAGACACTTAGGTATTCCTTGTGTCTTAGATAGGGTCGTGCAGCAAGCAATTTTACAAGTCATAGAGCCAATTATTGACCCATACTTCTCAGAAAATAGCTACGGGTTTCGAAAGGGTAGAAGTGCCCACCAAGCCATAAGAAAAGCTGAAGAATACTATCGAGAAGGCTACAGAGTAGTTGTAGACTGTGATTTGAAAAGCTACTTTGACACCATCCATCATCAAAGAATCCGTGGCTATCTGGAATACTTCATCTCAGATAAAATTGTACTTCGTCTTATCTGGAAATTCTTGCGCTCAGGCATTCTTGACAAAGATATTTACATCGAGACGACGAAAGGTGCACCGCAAGGTGGACCGTTATCGCCAATTTTAGCAAATGTTTATCTTAACTTGTTAGACAGGGAGCTTGAGAAAAGAGGACACCGTTTTATCCGGTATGCGGATGACTTTGTCATTTATGTTAAAAGTAGACGTGCAGGTGAACGGGTCATGGCAGGGATCACAGACTTCTTAGAAAAAGACCTTCAACTGACAATCAACCAAAGTAAGAGCCAAATATGTGGTGCGACAAAAGCAACATTCCTTGGTTTCAACATACAAAATCTCATGGGAAAGTAG
- a CDS encoding glycerol-3-phosphate dehydrogenase/oxidase — protein sequence MINFSSLNRVETLNKLESEEFDLIIIGGGITGAGIALDATTRGLKTALVEMQDFASGTSSRSTKLVHGGLRYLKQFEIKEVAELGKERAIVYENGPHVTTPEWMLLPFHKGGTFGKFSTSFGLKVYDFLAGVKKSERRKMLTKEETMKKAPLVKKEGLLGGGIYVEYRTDDARLTIEVIKAAAQKGATIVNYAKAQRFIYNNKNKIAGVEVVDKLTGKKTEIKAKAVINAAGPWVDKVKAIEGGESNKHLILSKGVHVVFDQSDFPLQQAVYFDTPDKRMVFAIPRDGKTYVGTTDTFYDGDPKVMQITETDRTYILDAIHYMFPKLKLTEQHIESSWAGVRPLIHEEGKNPSEISRKDEIWESETGLITMAGGKLTGYRKMAETVVDKVTDRLSKEGNMHFKPCTTKEMPISGGDIGGSANMAVFLKKKIELGKSIGLTEEESRKLAVLYGTNVDLVFSFIEKEESELPSVLYAQLLYAIHHEMAVKPVDFFIRRTGDLLFNIKLVNLWKDQVIEEMTKIFNWTEQERTQYTEELEKEIMWATTVV from the coding sequence ATGATAAATTTTTCATCTTTAAATAGGGTAGAAACATTGAACAAACTTGAGTCAGAGGAATTTGACCTCATTATAATTGGCGGCGGGATTACAGGTGCTGGAATTGCATTAGATGCAACAACACGAGGATTAAAAACAGCACTTGTTGAAATGCAAGATTTTGCCTCAGGAACATCCAGCCGCTCTACGAAACTTGTACACGGAGGATTACGTTATTTAAAACAATTTGAAATAAAAGAAGTAGCTGAACTTGGTAAAGAACGAGCAATAGTTTATGAGAACGGCCCCCATGTGACGACCCCCGAGTGGATGTTACTACCTTTTCATAAAGGAGGCACGTTTGGAAAGTTCTCGACATCATTTGGCTTGAAAGTGTATGACTTCCTTGCTGGAGTTAAGAAGTCAGAGAGAAGAAAGATGCTTACGAAGGAAGAAACAATGAAAAAAGCGCCGCTCGTAAAAAAAGAAGGGCTATTAGGCGGAGGCATTTATGTAGAATATCGAACAGACGACGCACGATTAACGATTGAAGTCATTAAGGCCGCCGCGCAAAAAGGGGCAACGATTGTTAATTATGCGAAGGCACAAAGATTTATATACAACAATAAGAATAAAATTGCCGGTGTAGAAGTTGTAGACAAACTCACAGGAAAAAAGACAGAAATAAAGGCAAAAGCGGTCATTAACGCAGCTGGTCCCTGGGTAGATAAAGTAAAAGCTATTGAAGGCGGAGAAAGTAATAAACATTTAATTTTATCAAAAGGTGTTCATGTTGTATTTGACCAAAGCGACTTCCCTCTCCAACAAGCAGTCTATTTTGATACACCGGATAAACGCATGGTGTTTGCAATTCCGAGAGATGGGAAAACGTATGTAGGTACAACGGATACTTTTTACGACGGAGACCCGAAAGTGATGCAAATAACTGAAACTGATCGGACTTACATATTAGATGCGATTCATTATATGTTCCCAAAGTTAAAATTAACAGAACAACATATTGAATCGAGTTGGGCGGGCGTCAGACCACTTATTCATGAAGAAGGAAAAAATCCTTCGGAAATTTCGAGAAAAGATGAAATATGGGAGTCGGAAACAGGACTCATTACGATGGCAGGTGGAAAATTAACAGGTTATCGTAAAATGGCAGAAACCGTTGTTGATAAAGTAACAGATAGATTGAGTAAAGAGGGAAACATGCACTTCAAGCCATGTACCACTAAGGAAATGCCGATATCTGGGGGAGACATAGGCGGTTCTGCAAATATGGCAGTTTTTCTTAAGAAAAAAATAGAGCTAGGAAAAAGTATAGGGCTGACAGAAGAAGAAAGTCGGAAATTAGCCGTATTATACGGAACCAATGTTGATCTAGTATTTTCATTTATAGAAAAAGAGGAATCCGAACTTCCAAGTGTCTTATATGCACAACTTCTTTATGCGATTCACCATGAAATGGCAGTAAAACCGGTTGATTTCTTTATTCGTAGAACTGGAGACTTACTATTTAATATAAAACTGGTAAACTTATGGAAGGATCAAGTAATCGAAGAAATGACAAAAATATTCAACTGGACTGAGCAGGAACGTACACAATATACAGAGGAACTGGAGAAGGAAATTATGTGGGCGACAACTGTGGTCTAG
- the argF gene encoding ornithine carbamoyltransferase: MVQLNLLDNDIEADLKGRDLLSLLDFTSEEVVFFIQKAVEMKKAKEEGKENLPLVGKTLGMIFEKNSTRTRISFEVGMIHLGGHAIYMNAKELQLGRGESIHDTAKVLSEFVDGVMIRANSHEDVKELAKYSSIPIINGLTDVYHPCQALADLLTIFEVKGTFEGKKLAYVGDGNNVAHSLVVAAAHVGMDVVVATPKGYECDDAIIQKAKKIAEQNGSLFELTNDPIKAVTDADAIYTDVWTSMGQEEETVQRLKDFKDFQINDALVANAKDDYMFLHCLPANREEEVATSVIDGPNSYVFHQAGNRLHAQKAVLAALL; this comes from the coding sequence ATGGTGCAATTAAACTTACTGGATAATGATATTGAAGCGGATTTAAAAGGTCGGGATTTATTAAGTTTGCTAGATTTTACGAGTGAAGAAGTCGTTTTTTTCATTCAGAAAGCCGTTGAAATGAAGAAAGCAAAGGAAGAAGGTAAAGAAAATCTACCGCTCGTAGGGAAGACACTCGGAATGATTTTTGAAAAAAATTCAACGCGAACGAGAATATCATTTGAAGTAGGGATGATTCATCTAGGCGGTCATGCGATTTATATGAATGCGAAAGAATTACAACTTGGCCGCGGGGAATCGATTCATGATACAGCGAAAGTGCTATCTGAATTTGTGGATGGTGTAATGATACGTGCCAATTCACATGAAGATGTAAAAGAGTTAGCAAAATATTCATCAATTCCGATTATTAATGGTTTAACGGATGTTTATCATCCGTGCCAGGCGTTGGCTGATTTACTGACGATTTTTGAAGTGAAAGGAACTTTTGAAGGTAAAAAACTCGCTTATGTAGGGGATGGAAATAATGTTGCCCATTCATTAGTTGTCGCCGCGGCACATGTAGGTATGGACGTGGTCGTAGCTACACCGAAAGGCTATGAATGTGACGATGCGATTATTCAAAAGGCAAAGAAAATTGCAGAGCAGAACGGGAGTCTTTTTGAGCTAACGAATGATCCGATAAAAGCTGTAACCGATGCCGATGCGATTTATACAGACGTCTGGACGAGTATGGGGCAGGAGGAAGAAACTGTACAGCGACTTAAAGACTTTAAAGATTTTCAAATTAACGATGCATTAGTCGCCAACGCGAAAGATGATTATATGTTTTTACATTGTCTACCTGCTAATCGCGAAGAAGAAGTTGCGACGTCTGTCATTGATGGTCCAAACTCTTATGTTTTTCACCAAGCGGGGAATCGACTGCATGCACAAAAAGCTGTTTTAGCAGCATTACTATAA
- a CDS encoding diaminopimelate dehydrogenase, with amino-acid sequence MTEKIRIGIAGYGNLGRGVESAIYQNEDMELKGVFTRRNPGDVNLINESVPVYALNRIEDFKEKIDVLILCGGSKNDLPEQGPMLAEHFTTIDSFDTHADIPKHFDAVDKVAKPNKKTAIISVGWDPGLFSMNRLFGESVLAEGTTYTFWGKGLSQGHSDAVRRVPGVKGAVQYTIPNPEAVEQVRSGSLPELTTREQHTRECYVVLEEGADAKEVEQAIVTMPNYFTNHDTTVHFISEEELKRDHAAMPHGGFVIRSGKTGEGNNQVIEYALKLESNPEFTASVLVAYARAAFRLNQNGDYGAKTVFDVAPGLLSPKSAATLRKELL; translated from the coding sequence ATGACAGAAAAAATTAGAATTGGCATTGCAGGATACGGAAATTTAGGCCGGGGGGTTGAGTCTGCAATTTATCAAAATGAAGATATGGAACTAAAGGGTGTATTTACTAGAAGGAACCCGGGAGATGTAAACCTAATAAACGAATCAGTTCCTGTTTATGCACTAAATCGTATAGAAGATTTTAAAGAGAAAATCGATGTACTTATTTTATGTGGAGGCTCAAAAAATGATTTGCCAGAACAAGGACCGATGTTAGCCGAGCATTTTACAACGATTGATAGCTTTGATACACACGCGGACATCCCAAAACATTTTGATGCGGTGGATAAAGTCGCCAAGCCCAATAAAAAGACAGCGATTATTTCAGTAGGATGGGACCCAGGTTTATTTTCAATGAACAGATTATTCGGGGAATCTGTGTTAGCGGAAGGCACTACATATACATTTTGGGGGAAAGGGTTAAGCCAAGGACATTCCGACGCGGTTCGTAGGGTTCCAGGCGTGAAAGGAGCCGTTCAATACACCATTCCGAACCCGGAAGCAGTTGAACAAGTGCGAAGTGGATCCCTGCCCGAATTAACGACGCGTGAACAACATACGAGAGAATGCTACGTCGTTCTTGAAGAAGGCGCAGATGCAAAAGAAGTAGAGCAGGCAATCGTTACAATGCCAAATTACTTCACCAACCACGACACAACAGTCCATTTTATTTCTGAAGAAGAACTAAAACGAGACCATGCTGCAATGCCACACGGTGGATTTGTGATTCGTAGTGGAAAAACAGGTGAGGGAAATAATCAAGTGATTGAATATGCATTAAAACTAGAGAGTAATCCAGAGTTTACAGCGAGCGTTTTGGTCGCCTATGCAAGAGCGGCGTTCCGTTTAAATCAAAATGGCGACTATGGGGCGAAGACAGTCTTTGATGTGGCACCAGGATTACTTTCGCCGAAAAGCGCGGCTACACTACGTAAGGAATTGTTGTAA
- a CDS encoding MFS transporter — MRNFVYLIVFISFLDLFSQLPIMSPFADSLGATPFITGLAVGLYSFTNMIGNVLSGFMTDKRGPFIILVIGLFATAISLFLYSIIADPISLLGIRFLHGFMEGLIVPAAFTFLANRTEKTKRGRGVAISGAFVGLAAIIGPAYGGIVGAKTSTAFVMAINGTIMFVIAIIAMLALRSFNFVPKKKSGNQATQTRVRHLFQSSGMIRAFAGAFFLMFSQGVLALVLPLKVVALGFDAKTSGMLLSAFGFTAVLIFLLPINRIFDHARPIITLAFGISLMGVSMLLLSQFEELTLLYGAMIVYGVGFAFLFPSINSLLIDSSSPEFRGKAYGYFYAFFSIGTVAGSSVIGFLDLQFKGSFMLTGILLLAIAAYALFGMTQKKSVDNIQTIG; from the coding sequence TTGCGCAATTTTGTTTATTTAATTGTGTTTATTTCATTTTTAGATTTATTTTCACAGTTACCGATTATGAGTCCATTCGCTGATTCACTAGGTGCGACGCCTTTTATTACGGGCTTAGCGGTAGGACTCTATTCATTTACGAATATGATTGGAAATGTACTTTCCGGCTTTATGACAGATAAGCGTGGACCATTTATCATTCTCGTAATAGGTTTGTTTGCCACCGCTATTTCTTTATTTCTTTACTCTATCATTGCGGATCCTATTAGTTTACTAGGAATTCGTTTTTTACATGGCTTTATGGAAGGTCTCATTGTACCGGCTGCTTTTACTTTTCTTGCGAATCGTACTGAAAAAACGAAACGTGGACGTGGCGTGGCGATATCCGGTGCTTTCGTTGGATTAGCTGCCATTATCGGGCCAGCTTATGGCGGGATCGTTGGTGCAAAAACGAGTACCGCATTCGTAATGGCAATCAATGGGACAATTATGTTCGTTATTGCGATCATCGCGATGCTCGCATTGCGTTCGTTTAATTTTGTACCGAAGAAAAAATCGGGCAATCAAGCAACACAAACTCGAGTTCGACATTTATTTCAATCTTCAGGTATGATTCGAGCTTTTGCGGGTGCATTCTTCCTTATGTTTTCACAAGGGGTATTGGCACTTGTTTTACCGCTTAAAGTTGTGGCGCTTGGCTTTGATGCCAAAACGAGCGGCATGTTACTAAGCGCATTTGGTTTTACAGCTGTGTTAATCTTTTTACTACCCATCAACCGCATCTTTGACCATGCACGTCCAATTATTACACTTGCATTTGGCATATCCCTCATGGGGGTTAGCATGTTATTATTAAGCCAATTCGAAGAGTTAACCCTGTTATACGGGGCTATGATTGTTTATGGAGTTGGTTTTGCATTTTTATTCCCATCGATCAACTCATTGTTAATCGATTCTTCCTCACCCGAATTTCGCGGAAAAGCATACGGTTATTTTTATGCATTCTTTTCAATTGGTACCGTTGCAGGTTCGAGTGTCATTGGATTCTTAGATTTGCAGTTTAAAGGATCATTTATGTTAACAGGCATTCTCCTTCTTGCTATTGCCGCCTATGCGCTTTTCGGCATGACGCAGAAAAAGTCTGTTGACAATATACAAACGATAGGCTAA
- a CDS encoding helix-turn-helix transcriptional regulator codes for MLRNRLKELRARHNFTQIELAKIVGVTRQTIGFIEKGEFSPSVTLALKLARALECDINELFWLEGEEGNEK; via the coding sequence TTGTTAAGAAATCGTTTAAAAGAATTGAGAGCACGTCATAATTTCACGCAAATTGAATTGGCAAAGATTGTTGGGGTTACTCGGCAGACAATTGGATTTATTGAAAAAGGGGAATTTTCACCGTCAGTTACATTAGCTTTAAAACTTGCCCGTGCTTTGGAATGCGATATCAATGAATTATTTTGGTTGGAAGGGGAGGAAGGAAATGAAAAATGA
- the queF gene encoding preQ(1) synthase: MSTREQSSLDDLTLLGNQNTEYAYSYNPSVLEAIDSLHPHRDYFVKFNCPEFTTLCPQTGQPDFATLYISFIPDKKIIESKSLKLYLFSFRNHGDFHEDCINIIMNDLIELIDPRYIEVWGKFTPRGGISIDPYCNYGKPGTKFEQMAEHRLMNHDMNPEKIDNR; the protein is encoded by the coding sequence ATGTCTACAAGAGAGCAATCATCATTAGATGACTTAACCCTTCTTGGCAATCAAAATACAGAATACGCTTATTCTTATAATCCTAGCGTCTTAGAAGCTATCGATAGTTTACACCCGCATCGGGATTATTTCGTGAAATTTAATTGTCCGGAATTTACAACACTATGCCCACAAACGGGTCAACCGGATTTCGCAACATTGTATATTAGCTTTATTCCGGATAAAAAAATCATTGAAAGTAAATCTCTGAAGCTATATTTATTTAGCTTTAGGAATCACGGTGATTTCCATGAAGATTGCATCAATATTATTATGAATGACTTAATTGAACTGATTGACCCGCGGTATATCGAAGTGTGGGGCAAGTTCACCCCACGTGGCGGCATCTCGATTGATCCTTATTGCAATTACGGAAAGCCAGGCACAAAATTTGAGCAAATGGCTGAACATCGGTTGATGAATCATGATATGAATCCGGAGAAAATTGATAATCGATAA
- a CDS encoding glycerol-3-phosphate responsive antiterminator, producing the protein MPFQKQKILPAARDIKSFEQLLQSDYEYIVLLEVHISQLKNLRELANQHKKKLIIHADLIQGLKTDNYAADFLCNDIKPGGIISTRSNMLLKAKAKGIIAIQRMFLLDTIALEKSYSLIETTQPDFIEMLPGVIPELISEVYERTGIPIINGGLIRTMLHVEEALSAGTVAVTTSDKELWENINNKLTD; encoded by the coding sequence ATGCCATTTCAAAAACAAAAAATATTACCAGCAGCTCGGGATATTAAAAGTTTTGAACAGTTATTACAAAGTGATTATGAATATATTGTTTTATTAGAAGTCCATATTAGCCAATTAAAAAATCTTAGGGAACTAGCGAATCAACATAAAAAGAAGCTGATTATCCACGCGGATCTCATTCAAGGGTTAAAAACAGATAATTATGCTGCAGATTTCTTATGCAATGATATTAAACCAGGAGGCATTATTTCCACTCGCTCTAATATGCTTCTGAAAGCAAAAGCAAAAGGAATAATTGCGATTCAACGAATGTTTTTATTAGATACAATAGCGCTTGAAAAGAGTTATTCACTCATTGAAACAACCCAACCAGATTTTATCGAAATGCTGCCTGGTGTAATTCCAGAACTCATCAGTGAAGTATATGAACGGACCGGAATACCTATTATTAATGGTGGATTAATTAGAACGATGTTGCATGTGGAGGAAGCATTATCAGCAGGAACAGTTGCTGTTACTACTTCAGATAAAGAATTATGGGAAAATATTAATAATAAGTTGACGGATTAA
- the glpK gene encoding glycerol kinase GlpK, producing MTEKYILAIDQGTTSSRAILFDKEGKIYHTAQQEFPQYFPKPGWVEHNAHEIWSSVLAVLARVLSEKNITVNQIKGIGITNQRETTVVWDKATGNPIYNAIVWQSRQTAEICDELRESGYNELFRDKTGLLLDAYFSGTKVKWILDNVEGAREKAERGELLFGTIDTWLIWKLSGGKIHVTDYSNASRTLMYNIFELKWDEELLEILGVPASMLPEVKSSSEIYGYTDDVHFFGEATPIAGIAGDQQAALFGQACFESGMVKNTYGTGCFMLMNTGEKAVKSDNGLLTTIAWGIDGKVEYALEGSIFVAGSSIQWLRDGLRMFRDSAESEKYAEKVASTEGVYVVPAFVGLGAPHWDSEVRGAVFGLTRGTEKEHFIRATLESLAYQTKDVLDAMEADSEISLKTLRVDGGAVANNFLMQFQADILNVPAERPLINETTALGAAYLAGLAVGFWKDKNEIAKHWHLDHRFTPEMEQEQREKLYEGWQKAVSAAIAFK from the coding sequence ATGACTGAAAAATATATTTTAGCGATAGACCAAGGAACAACTAGTTCGCGAGCAATTTTATTTGATAAAGAAGGAAAGATTTATCATACGGCACAGCAAGAGTTTCCTCAGTATTTCCCAAAACCTGGCTGGGTAGAACATAACGCACATGAGATTTGGAGCTCGGTATTAGCGGTGCTTGCACGTGTACTATCTGAAAAAAATATTACGGTTAATCAAATAAAAGGCATTGGGATTACAAATCAAAGAGAGACAACTGTCGTTTGGGATAAAGCTACAGGAAATCCCATTTACAACGCAATTGTATGGCAATCACGTCAAACAGCGGAAATTTGTGATGAATTGAGAGAAAGCGGTTACAATGAGTTGTTTCGTGACAAGACTGGTTTACTATTGGATGCTTACTTTTCAGGGACAAAAGTAAAATGGATATTAGATAACGTTGAAGGTGCAAGAGAAAAGGCTGAACGTGGAGAGCTTTTATTCGGCACAATTGATACGTGGTTAATTTGGAAGTTGTCAGGCGGAAAAATACATGTCACGGATTATTCTAATGCATCAAGAACACTTATGTACAATATTTTTGAATTAAAATGGGACGAAGAGTTACTCGAGATTTTAGGTGTCCCGGCATCCATGCTTCCGGAAGTAAAATCCTCATCAGAAATTTATGGATACACAGATGATGTTCACTTCTTTGGAGAGGCTACGCCAATTGCAGGAATCGCAGGGGATCAGCAAGCAGCTTTATTCGGTCAAGCTTGTTTCGAGAGTGGCATGGTGAAGAACACGTATGGAACAGGTTGTTTTATGTTAATGAATACTGGCGAAAAAGCTGTGAAATCAGATAATGGACTCCTGACAACAATTGCTTGGGGGATTGATGGGAAAGTTGAATATGCGCTTGAAGGGAGTATTTTTGTCGCGGGGTCTTCTATCCAGTGGTTGCGTGACGGTCTTAGAATGTTCCGCGATTCTGCCGAAAGTGAAAAGTACGCTGAAAAAGTAGCATCTACTGAAGGCGTATACGTTGTTCCTGCTTTTGTTGGACTTGGTGCACCTCATTGGGATAGCGAAGTGAGGGGAGCGGTATTCGGACTAACGCGCGGAACGGAAAAAGAACATTTTATTCGTGCAACGCTTGAGTCACTTGCTTATCAAACGAAAGATGTATTAGATGCAATGGAAGCAGACTCGGAAATTTCATTGAAAACGTTACGTGTTGATGGGGGGGCGGTTGCGAATAATTTCTTAATGCAATTTCAGGCAGATATATTAAATGTCCCTGCCGAGCGTCCGCTCATAAATGAAACAACAGCACTTGGCGCTGCATACTTAGCGGGACTAGCAGTTGGTTTTTGGAAGGATAAGAATGAAATTGCAAAGCATTGGCATCTCGATCATAGATTTACACCTGAGATGGAGCAAGAACAACGTGAAAAGCTCTACGAAGGTTGGCAAAAAGCAGTGAGCGCTGCAATTGCTTTTAAATAA